The DNA window TGGCGATGCTGCTGCCCTTCCTGGCCGGCAACGTGCTGGCTGCGATGTTGCTGACACTGCTTGTCGCCCCACGTCAGGGACTGATCAACCGCGCCATCGCACTGGTCTGGCCGACGGCCGAATTGAACTGGAAGTCCGATCCCTGGCTCGCCACCGCCGCGATCGTGCTCGCCGTCCTCTGGCTCACGGTCGGGTGGGGAATGATGTACCTGCTGGCGGCACTGCAATCGGTCAGCCGCGAGCTTTACCAAGCCGCCGAAGTCGACGGCGCGTCGGCCTGGCAGCGATTCCGCCACGTCACACTGCCGGGCATTCGTCCGGTGCTGGCGTATCTTGTGCTCGTTGGCACTGTGGGCGGATTGCAGCTATTTGAGCTGCCGTACCTCTTTTTCGAAGGTCTGGGCCCCAGGCTTCGCGGGCTGACCGTCATGCAGTACCTGGCGCTGTCGGGGTTCGCCCGGAGCGATCTGGGGATGGCGGCGGCTGTCGGGTGGGTGCTGGTGCTGATGATCACCCTCGCAACACTGCCGCAAATCCGCCGGATGCGCAGGGGGCTCAAGTGATCGCCAGAAACCGAAGAATCTCGTTTCTGCTCCACGCGATCCTGCTCATCGCCGCCGCCGTGATGCTGGTGCCGCTAGCGTGGATGCTCTGGGCGGCACTGACGCGGCCGGACACCACCGGCGTCACGACCGCGAACTTCACCGTCCTGCTCGAACGCCACCCTTTCGGCAACTGGCTCGTCAACAGCCTGTTCGTCTCGGCCGCACAAACCGTGCTGGTGGTCGTAACCAGTTCACTCGGCGGCTTTGCGCTGGCGAAGTATCGATTCGCCGGCCGACGACTGGTCATGGCGCTGATGCTCGCCACGTTGTTCCTGCCCTTCCAGGTGCTGCTTCCGTCGGCGTACGACCTGATGATCCGCCTGGGCTGGATCGACACCTTCGCGGCCGTCGTGGTGCCGGGGTCGGTCAGCGCATTCGGAACGTTTCTGTTCATGCAGGCATCGGATGCAATTCCGGATGAGTTGATCGCCGCGGCGCGCATTGACGGATGCTCCGAGTTCCGCGTCTGGTGGGAGGTCGCTTTGCCAATTCTCAGGCCGATGACCGGCGCGTACACCCTGCTGGCGTTCGTTGCGTCGTGGAACAGCTACCTCTGGCCGGCGACCGTGCTTTTGAACGAATCGCGATACACCCTGGCGGTCGGTCTGGCGAACCTGATCGGGCTCCCCGAGTACGAGTCGCAGTTCGGCGTGCTGATGGCCGCAACACTTCTGGGACTGTTGCCGGTCGTGGCGCTCTTTGCGTGGCTGCAAAAGGAGTTCGTCGGCGGCTTGGCGAGCGGCGCGGTGAAGGAGTAGTGGAAGAGTATCGCGGCGCTTGAGTGACGCTGGGCAACGAAACACGCCGGTTAACGAAACGCGGCACGGGCATGATGTCATGCCCGTGCCGCGTTGTTATTTCCATCCTGTCGAACGCCCGGCTTACGCCTTGAACGTTCCGCGGAAGACTGGCTCGAGCCCTTCGACCGGCTCGCCACCGGGGTTGTACAGGCTGAAGCGGTTGATGAACGTACCGGAAACGTGCTCCTTGCCCTTGCTGTCGCGGGCCACCTTGCCGGTAAAGTTCAGGTCAATCCGCCAGGTGCGAATCTCGCCATTGGCCAGTGGCGGCTGACTGTCATCCAAGCCCGCATCAAAGAAGCCCGGCGTGGGGTTGGGCGCGGGGCCCGGCGGCGGCGGCGGGCTGGTCGGATCGGTCGGGGCGGGGATGTCTGTCGGCCGGAGCAGAATCGTGATGTCCACTCGGCCGGTTCCCGTCACCGTGTTGTCTTCCAGTCGAACCAGCGTCACCGGAAGGATGTTGCTGATCTGGATGAAGGTATCGAGCGGATCAATCTGATGCCCACTTGTGTTGCCGCCGATCGACGTGATGTCGGGCGGATACGGCGTGGTCGATGTATTGGGCGGCGTCAGGACCATCGCCAACTGGTTGTTTCCGGCGACGGCACCTGTGCCGTTGATAAACCCGCCGGCCCCGCTGGACAGCGAACCGACCTTGGTGATCGCTTCCTTAAACTCGCCGAACCACTGCAGGTTCCGCGACGAGATTGCCGTCAAGCCGGCCGACGCCAGGCGATCGATCAGCAACTGTGCCTTGGGCGAGCCGTTACCGGTGACCAGGTCGTAACCGGCGACGGCAGTCTTGGTGCCGCTGGTGCCACCGACGATATCGGTGAAGTACCCGCCGGGGTAGACGCGGTTCAGGTCGTAGATGACATCGTTGAAGCTCTGACCGATGAACCCGCGCTGACGGCCGGCGCGCTGCTCGTTGGCCAGCACGATCAGGCCGGCGGCTATCGGGGAGGCCGCCGAGGTACCACCGGCACCGCCGGGCAGCCAGCCGCTGTCGTTGGTCAGATCACCGTCCACGTCGCCGAAGCCACTGGCGATATAGACCGACAAGCCCGAGTTGGGGTCGGCATTGAACGCCAGGTCAGGGGTGGCCCGGCGGGCGACCTGCGTACCGCTGACGGTGGTGCCGTTCTGGAAGGCGGGGCGCGGATAGCTCGCCACGCCGACGATACCGCCGCCGCCCAGCGTCCAGCCCGTTTCGTTGCCCGTCAGGCCGCCGAGCGTATCGCGCTGAAGCGACGTACCGCCGACGCTCACCACGTACGGGCTGACCGACGGATAGCTCAGCACGCTGGCGTCGCCGGAACCGGCGACGAACGTCACCGTCTTGGCGGCTTTGCGGGTGAAGGAGGCGTCGAGGTAAGCCTGGAGGGACGGGTTCAATTCGCCGGTCTGCGAACCGAAGCTCATGACCGCCACACCGCCGCCGTGCCGCGACACCAGCGTATCGACGGCCTTGTCCACCGCCGCAAACAGGTCGGTGAACAGGTCAGAATCGGCCAGCACGAGGTAGAGCTGGGCGAGCGGCGCGATCGCGTGGATCCATTCGAGCTGCAACGCAGCTTCGGCTTCCCAGCCGCGCTGCGGATCGGGATCGGTCTGTGGCGTGGTCGCACCGGCATTGATGATCGCCAGCGTATTGGTATCGACCTGTGGGAGCCCGAACTGCGTCGAGAAGGTGTTGACCGACGTGTTGATCGAGCTGGACTGGATGTTGTACGGGATAACAACCGCGACCGCCTGGCCGGCGCCGCGGTTGGTGTAGGTCTGGTCGGCCAGGTCGCCGAACGCGTACTGCGTGCGGACCTGGGTCGGGGTCAGGCCGGTGACGCTGCCGAACACCTGGAGGGGAACGGCGCCTTCGGTCGTCGTGGGACGGGCCGCGACGGTAGACTGCAGGTTGCGCTTGGTGGTGCCGGCGTCGTCGGTATCACCGACGTCGTTGCCGGCGTTGTAGACGTTCTTGCCACTGCCGCCGACCAGGCGATCGACGCCACGTCCACCGGTCAGTCGGTCGTTGCCGGCGGCACCGTCGACGTAGTCGGCGCCGTTGCCACCCTGCACCAGGTCGTTGCCGCCACCGCCGTACAGGTGGTCGTCGCCGTTGCCGCCGCTGATCTTGTCGGCTCCGCCGCCGCCGTCGATCGTGACATCACCGACTTCGTACTGGGCGGTATCGAAGACGCTGATCGCGTCTGCTCCGCCGAGGCCCAGAATGGTAACCTTGGTGACGGCGTCGTTGACCTGGTAGTTCGTGCCGTTGAGGGTGAACTTGAGGCCGTCGGCGTTGCGCGAGACTTCAATCTTGTCGGCCTTCTTGGTGCCATAGAAGGTCAGCTCGCCGCCGACAACGACAGGACCGACCGTCGCCGACAGGAACTGCCGGACTTCAAGCCTTTCGCAGACGGCGATCGAAGCGCCGGCCCGGGCAGTCGGGGCACGATCACCCGCCGGAGCTTGAAAGACGCCGGCAAGCTGCGCGGCAACGCGACGGGCTGCAGACCCGAGGCGGCTCGAACGCCGCAGGCCACTGTTTTCGCAAGCCGGACCCGGGTGATGGATGGTTCCCACTGCTGACTCCTTGGCCTCTCGCCGTCGACCACACCAGGCACAACCGGTGCGGCGTCGATCGGACTCGGGAACAATTCGGGAGCTGGGCCCGACTGTCGTTCCCGTCACAAACACAAAACGTACGCGAAACACTACTTGAGCGCTAAATGCTACTTCGAGCGATCGAAGCACCAAAGCGGACCGAACCAATCAACGAAGCCAAAGTGGCTTACGAGCCGGATGGGAAGACCGCCGCACCTGCGTCGGTCCGAGGTTTTAGCCCTCCGCCCGCGACAAACACCGCCTGCTTCGTCTTCTTAACAACGTCGCCCGACCGCCGGCCCTTTCCGGAAGTCCATCCGTCAAAAGGACCTGCAAGATGATGCACCTGTGCCTCGGGGACCGCGCCAGCCGACACCACTTGGCGGGCGTTGGCCGCATGTTAAGCACAAGGGGCGGCATCAAGCAAGAACATTCGGTCTCCTATCGGTCCGTCGGTTAGACCCCGGAACGGTCTGCCAACTTCCCGTCTGGAAGGTTTACCCCAAACGCACCGGCGATGCCGCTGCGCCCCTCCCAGTCCGCGTGACGGGCGAGGATCGCCGTGGACAGCAGGGGAAACGCAAACAGGTGTAAACCCGTGACTGCCAGCGGCAGGGCTACCCAGCTTAACAGTGTGTTCCGGTTCGACACGATCGGCATCAACCGATCGTGAAACGCCGGGTCGCCCCGCGCAAACGCCGCCGCCAGCACCTCCGCCTGGCGATGCCGCATAAACCGGAACCAGAAGACCATCCCGAATACCGCATTGACGATGTAAAGCCCGATCGCGCTGATCCAGAACACGATTCCCGCAGTCTCGGTGCCGTCCCAATGCAGATAGATCGAACTGACGCGATGGTACCTCGGTGCCCGGGAGTCGTCCGACCCGTCGGTCGCGACAAACTCGTAAGGCGGATGCTCGTACGACGACATGCGGTCACTCGAACGCTGATATTGTGGAAGGCCGACGATCAAACCTTCCCGCCCGTCCTCGCGATAGCTCGACGTCGAATACGTCATCTCGTCGTACGCCCAGGTCGGATAGTTGATCCAGAACGATTCATACGCGTCCGGCGACGATACATAGACGTATCCGGTCGCCTGGCGGACTTCGAGAACCTGTTCCACGGCGCGCTCATATCGGATGGGTTTCGGGGCCTGCGTCGGCACGATGAATAGCGCGTAGCCGCACGTGACGGCCAGCGCCAGGCTCAGCAGCATCGGCAGAATCCCGGCCGTCGAAACGCGTCCCGCACTCGTCGCCAGGCGATCCAGGACCGCGCGCCCCTCCGGCGACTGCTGCGCCCGAGGCGTTTGCAGCGCCGGCGACTGCAGATGAACCGACACGTGCCGGCGAAGCCGGTTGTTCGCCGCCATCAACAGAATCGGGTGCGTGAAGGGTGCCAGCGGAAACAGGATCGTCCAGAGAATCGCCCGACCCCAGCCGCCCTGCGCCGACGTTCGCTCGATGCGCGCGGTCCACTCGGCCGGCGGCGCGGCGGATCCCACAATCGGCGGCGGCCCACCCTGGACGCCCCGCTGCCCCGCCCCGCAGACCGGGCAGAAAGCCGCCTCGGCCACGCGCAAACTCGCCCGACATTTCCAACAGCTGTTCATGGCGGTCACCCGTGGCAATGGTACCATCTCCATCTGCCCCGGAGAACTCTCAACTGCATTCACAGCGTCATTGGTGGTGCAGGCTTCAGCCTGCATTGGCATCGCACGAAAGCCGTCCTGGCATTCCTTTCCCGAAGCTCGTTCAAGGCGAACCATGCGTGAAATCGGCTCGACCGAAGTCGCCGGCACCCGCTACACCGCCGTCTGGGCGATGCTCTGCGCAATCGACCGCGACACCTACCCCAAAAGCACGGCACTGGCGCTGGCCGTTCGCTCGGCCGACGGTCGCAACGAGGCGATCATCCGCCGCAACGCCCGCCTGGCCGATGTCGAAGCCGCCCTGCAGCGATTGCGCGATCTCGGCTTCAAGGATCCCCAGCTTTCGGCGTTGTTCGCCCACAAGGGCAAGGACATTTCGCAGCACGTGAAGGTGCTGGTCTCACGCCTGAACTGACGCACCTGCGACTTTTCCCGCACCGGCGCGTCAGGGCAGTTGAACAGCCGTCGAGCAATCGTCGCAAGTCGGTAGACCGCCTACGCCAGGGAACCATGACCAAGCGAATCATCTGCGCCGCGATCGCCTCATCCCTCCTTCTCGGCTGCGCCTCCAAACCTCAGTCGCCGTCGGCCGCCAAGACGGCAGGTTCCTCGGTCGCCGCGACGGCCCCTTCGGCTGTGACGGCGTCGGAACTGCTCACGACGTACCCCAAGCTCCGGCTTCTCACGCCCGAACCCGTTTACGTCAATCTAGAGTTGGCCCGGCTCTGCCGTGGCGCGAACGAGGCCGACCTGCGTTCCGCTCGGAAGACCGCCGGTCCGCACGCCCATTCAACCATCCGAATCTACATGAATGCCCTCGCCGCCGACGCCTTCCCGAGGTCGAAGAACGCCTATCCGGTGGGCTCGGTCATCGTGAAAGAGAAATCCCCCCTGTGGTACACCGACGCCAGTGACAAACAGATCACGCTCCCCGCCGGCGTGGGCGGCATGATCAAACGCGCGCCCGGCTACGACCCGAAGTACGGCGACTGGGAATACTTCTACGCCGAGGAAAACGCCAAGACCGAAGTCGGCCGCATCGACTCCTGCCGCGACTGCCACAGCGGTGCCTCGTCGCGGGACTACGTCTTCGGCCAATGGGCGTCACCCGCCGCCGGCGAATGACCCGCCGCAAGCAAATCACTTACCTCCCATGTCCGCCCGAGACGCGCCACGGGAACGCCGAGCTCCAGCTCGGCTCTTTCTTTGATAAAGCGATTCGGTGAGCAGTGCATCATCTTATGGCAATTCGGGGAACCCCCATTTTAGGCCCCTCTCCCTTGTCCGATGATATCCATAAGGATCGCGGCTGAATTATGCTCAATGCAGCACAGGTAGGCTCCTGGTGGGTCATGCAATCTTCCGTCGCGCCAAGAGCATAAAAGCGCAAAAGGCCATAATCCGTCATGCCAAAGCGACTGCCAAAGCGGCTGAATCTCGCCCGACTCCTGTTCGAGCTCATTGCAGTGATTACTCTGGGCGAGTCGGGCGTCATGTTCCTTGTTCCGGCGATCGCCCCCCACACAAGTGATGCATTCGCGGCGATTCTTCGTGCCTTGTTGGTTTCAATCATCGCAGGTCCGATCATCCTCTGGCGATTCAGAGGGGCCTTAAAGGGAGCCGAGGTCTCACATGCCATGGGAATTGCCATCACTCCCCGGCCGGTGAAGTTCACGGTCATCGGCGCGCTGTTCCTGGGGCTCACATTGACTGCAATGGTTGTGTTCGCCGTCATCGCGAGCGAACGAGCCGCGGCGGAACTCATTCGTGACTCGTACGTCCGGCAATCGGCAGGCCAACGAGTTCCATCCGCTGACCAGCCCCACACGGAATCGACCGGCTCCACAAATGGTCTGAACCCAAACGCGACGCTAAGTCAAAAGATGCCTGTCGTCGTCGGCATCGGGGGAGCTTTGCTGATCCTTTC is part of the Humisphaera borealis genome and encodes:
- a CDS encoding carbohydrate ABC transporter permease, giving the protein MNADTESISRQSAAARASLRRSWRRPLAPYLFLLPFLLVFAIFFLTPLLQSVVMSVRSYSGPRESHFVGTAHYQYLLQDKLFWVAVANTVSYTLLFLLFQVPMSLALAVALNCVHVRVRTALRLAMLLPFLAGNVLAAMLLTLLVAPRQGLINRAIALVWPTAELNWKSDPWLATAAIVLAVLWLTVGWGMMYLLAALQSVSRELYQAAEVDGASAWQRFRHVTLPGIRPVLAYLVLVGTVGGLQLFELPYLFFEGLGPRLRGLTVMQYLALSGFARSDLGMAAAVGWVLVLMITLATLPQIRRMRRGLK
- a CDS encoding carbohydrate ABC transporter permease, translated to MIARNRRISFLLHAILLIAAAVMLVPLAWMLWAALTRPDTTGVTTANFTVLLERHPFGNWLVNSLFVSAAQTVLVVVTSSLGGFALAKYRFAGRRLVMALMLATLFLPFQVLLPSAYDLMIRLGWIDTFAAVVVPGSVSAFGTFLFMQASDAIPDELIAAARIDGCSEFRVWWEVALPILRPMTGAYTLLAFVASWNSYLWPATVLLNESRYTLAVGLANLIGLPEYESQFGVLMAATLLGLLPVVALFAWLQKEFVGGLASGAVKE
- a CDS encoding cytochrome P460 family protein; translation: MTKRIICAAIASSLLLGCASKPQSPSAAKTAGSSVAATAPSAVTASELLTTYPKLRLLTPEPVYVNLELARLCRGANEADLRSARKTAGPHAHSTIRIYMNALAADAFPRSKNAYPVGSVIVKEKSPLWYTDASDKQITLPAGVGGMIKRAPGYDPKYGDWEYFYAEENAKTEVGRIDSCRDCHSGASSRDYVFGQWASPAAGE